One [Chlorobium] sp. 445 genomic region harbors:
- a CDS encoding thioredoxin family protein, which yields MILVELYSKDDCCLCDEAKAVLMKVQGEIPFELREIKLNEDEHLMNEYGSKIPVVFINGRMAFKYHVYELELKDKLRRELRQ from the coding sequence ATGATTTTAGTTGAGCTTTACTCGAAAGACGACTGCTGTCTGTGCGATGAAGCAAAAGCCGTATTGATGAAAGTTCAGGGGGAAATTCCTTTTGAACTACGCGAAATCAAACTCAATGAAGATGAACATCTGATGAATGAATACGGCAGTAAAATTCCAGTTGTATTCATCAATGGACGCATGGCATTCAAGTATCATGTCTATGAGCTAGAGTTAAAAGACAAACTTCGCCGGGAATTGCGGCAATAA
- a CDS encoding deoxynucleoside kinase yields the protein MQTPKYIAIEGVIGVGKTTLALKLAERLSARPILEEFEDNPFLERFYENPERYAFQTQLSFLASRYKQQQQLRNFDLFHEYLITDYIFDKDKIFAYLNLQDDELRLYETIVNFMDKSITLPDLVVYLQSTPERLMQNIKKRNRPFERTITESYIRDLHDAYNYFFFRYRKTPLLIVNTTELDFVANPADFEELYNLICNRTHSGTEYFNPEKRLY from the coding sequence ATGCAAACCCCAAAATATATTGCAATTGAAGGTGTGATTGGCGTTGGGAAAACTACGCTTGCGCTTAAGCTTGCCGAGCGGCTTTCTGCGCGTCCGATTCTAGAAGAATTTGAGGATAACCCCTTCCTTGAGCGCTTCTATGAAAATCCAGAACGCTATGCTTTCCAAACCCAACTTTCGTTCTTAGCTAGCCGTTACAAGCAGCAGCAGCAACTGCGTAACTTTGATCTTTTCCACGAATACCTCATCACCGATTACATCTTCGACAAAGACAAAATTTTTGCGTATCTGAACTTGCAGGATGATGAACTGCGGCTCTATGAGACGATTGTTAATTTTATGGACAAATCCATCACGCTACCCGATTTGGTCGTCTATTTGCAGTCTACGCCTGAGCGTCTGATGCAAAATATCAAGAAGCGCAATCGCCCATTTGAGCGCACCATCACGGAAAGTTATATCCGAGATTTGCATGATGCTTACAATTATTTTTTCTTTCGCTATCGCAAAACGCCGCTCTTAATCGTCAACACCACAGAGCTTGACTTTGTCGCCAATCCTGCTGACTTTGAAGAGCTCTACAACCTCATTTGCAACCGCACACACTCTGGCACAGAGTACTTTAATCCCGAAAAAAGACT